The Desulfomicrobium orale DSM 12838 genome includes a window with the following:
- the purB gene encoding adenylosuccinate lyase: MIERYTRKEMGQLWTLERKFRVWLEVELAICEAWHAMGVIPAPDMQAIREKADFELERILTLEETTRHDVIAFLTAVEEKVGPSARYIHLGCTSSDIVDTANAVLLTRAGRIILSGLDALLGTLEILARTHAGRLCMGRTHGIHAEPTSFGLKMAGFHAEFQRHRRRFAEAVENIRVGKISGAVGTYAQLEPELEKRALDILELEVEPASTQVIPRDRYAQYFTTLALMAGGVERLCVELRHLQRTEVLEVEEGFAQGQKGSSAMPHKKNPISAENLTGLSRLVRSNALAAMENMALWHERDISHSSVERVIMPDSTILVDYMLHRLNNLLKGLRVIPENMERNLMGSHGLFFSQRVLLALVEAGLARQEAYVMVQKVAMRCWRERTSFEDAVRADVDIAARLDKARLDKAFDLNYYLRHERTILDRVFASGESI; this comes from the coding sequence ATGATCGAACGCTACACACGCAAGGAAATGGGGCAGCTCTGGACCCTGGAGCGGAAGTTCCGGGTCTGGCTGGAAGTGGAACTGGCCATCTGCGAAGCCTGGCACGCCATGGGCGTCATTCCGGCTCCGGACATGCAGGCTATCCGCGAGAAGGCCGATTTCGAACTGGAGCGGATTCTCACTCTGGAGGAAACCACCAGACACGACGTCATCGCCTTTTTGACGGCGGTGGAGGAAAAGGTCGGGCCTTCGGCGCGGTACATTCACCTCGGGTGCACTTCTTCGGATATCGTGGACACGGCCAATGCCGTGCTTCTGACCCGCGCCGGGCGCATCATTCTCTCGGGTCTGGACGCCCTGCTGGGCACTCTGGAAATCCTGGCCCGGACCCATGCCGGGCGTCTGTGCATGGGGCGCACTCACGGCATTCACGCCGAGCCCACCAGCTTCGGCCTGAAGATGGCCGGTTTCCACGCCGAATTCCAGCGTCACCGCCGCCGCTTTGCCGAGGCCGTGGAGAATATCCGCGTGGGCAAGATTTCGGGTGCCGTGGGCACCTATGCCCAGCTCGAACCCGAACTGGAAAAGCGCGCTCTGGACATTCTGGAACTTGAAGTGGAGCCCGCCTCCACCCAGGTCATTCCGCGCGACCGTTATGCCCAGTATTTCACCACTCTGGCCCTCATGGCCGGGGGCGTGGAGCGCCTGTGCGTCGAACTGCGGCATCTGCAGCGCACCGAAGTGCTGGAGGTAGAGGAAGGCTTCGCCCAGGGGCAGAAAGGCTCCTCGGCCATGCCGCACAAGAAGAACCCCATTTCCGCTGAAAATCTGACCGGCCTGTCCCGGCTGGTCCGCTCCAACGCTCTGGCGGCCATGGAAAACATGGCCCTGTGGCATGAGCGCGACATCAGCCATTCTTCGGTGGAGCGGGTCATCATGCCGGACTCCACCATTCTTGTGGACTACATGCTGCACCGCCTGAACAATCTGCTGAAGGGGCTGCGCGTCATCCCCGAAAACATGGAGAGAAATCTCATGGGCTCCCACGGCCTGTTCTTTTCCCAGAGGGTTCTCCTGGCCCTGGTGGAAGCGGGGCTGGCGCGCCAGGAAGCTTATGTGATGGTACAAAAGGTGGCCATGCGCTGCTGGCGGGAGCGGACATCCTTTGAAGATGCCGTGCGCGCCGATGTGGACATCGCCGCCCGGCTGGACAAGGCCCGGCTGGATAAGGCCTTTGACCTGAATTACTACCTGCGCCACGAACGGACCATCCTGGACCGCGTGTTCGCTTCCGGGGAAAGCATATGA
- the pyrE gene encoding orotate phosphoribosyltransferase, translating to MTDMKKRLARLLVEKSYLEGDFTLTSGQKSDYYFDCKHTALHPEGSWLLGRLFLDMIREQGGIQGVGGMTLGADPLVSAVTVVSHLEGYPLPGFIIRKAPKGHGTNQYLEGLNNFAPGQSVCLLEDVITTGGTLLKAVERVREQNLNIVAVLGVLDREQGGRENLAGAGFELRTIFTRRELLETARG from the coding sequence ATGACCGACATGAAAAAGCGTCTGGCCCGCCTGCTGGTCGAAAAATCCTACCTTGAGGGAGATTTCACGCTGACCTCCGGCCAGAAGAGCGATTATTACTTCGACTGCAAGCACACGGCCCTGCATCCGGAAGGCTCCTGGCTGCTGGGGCGGCTTTTTCTGGATATGATCCGCGAACAGGGCGGCATCCAGGGCGTGGGCGGCATGACCCTGGGCGCGGACCCGCTGGTTTCGGCCGTGACCGTGGTCTCGCATCTGGAGGGCTATCCCCTGCCCGGATTCATCATCCGCAAGGCCCCCAAGGGGCACGGCACCAACCAGTATCTGGAGGGCCTGAACAACTTTGCGCCGGGGCAGAGCGTGTGCCTGCTGGAGGATGTCATCACCACCGGCGGGACCCTGCTCAAGGCCGTGGAGCGGGTGCGGGAGCAGAATCTGAACATCGTGGCCGTGCTGGGCGTGCTGGACCGGGAACAGGGCGGACGCGAAAATCTGGCCGGGGCTGGTTTCGAGCTGCGGACCATATTCACCCGCCGGGAACTGCTGGAAACCGCCCGGGGCTGA
- a CDS encoding sugar phosphate isomerase/epimerase family protein, with protein MLFVNLPLRFIEQHPHYLDLFLRHRLHPELGLDALALDLFSPARHREIARTFRDAGLSCAVHLPFFDLHPGSLDPLVRSVCRQRLLQAVDAARVYEPVHFVAHLDGQHLWPPDMREQWLAHSLETWGMVMERADGVPLFLENVFEPTPAQHVQVLRALGGRAGACLDIGHWHAFADGARKADLADWLSALGAFPMHLHLHDNDGSADQHLGLGEGTIPWDELWDWLRSHRVSATLEPHTGRDFHAAWAYLDRHGLRNLF; from the coding sequence ATGCTTTTTGTCAACCTGCCGCTGCGCTTCATCGAGCAGCATCCCCACTATCTGGACCTTTTTCTCCGTCATCGCCTCCATCCGGAGCTGGGGCTGGACGCCTTGGCGCTGGATCTTTTTTCTCCCGCCCGGCACCGGGAAATCGCCCGGACATTTCGTGACGCGGGGCTCTCCTGCGCCGTTCACCTGCCTTTCTTCGATCTCCACCCCGGCAGCCTGGACCCGCTGGTGCGCTCCGTGTGCCGTCAGCGTCTGCTTCAGGCCGTGGACGCGGCCCGCGTTTACGAACCCGTCCACTTCGTGGCCCATCTGGACGGCCAGCATCTGTGGCCGCCGGACATGCGGGAACAGTGGCTGGCCCATTCCCTTGAGACATGGGGAATGGTCATGGAGCGGGCGGATGGCGTACCCCTGTTTCTGGAAAACGTCTTCGAGCCCACGCCCGCTCAGCATGTGCAGGTCTTGCGGGCGCTGGGCGGCCGGGCCGGAGCCTGTCTGGATATCGGGCACTGGCACGCCTTCGCCGACGGGGCCCGCAAGGCCGACCTGGCGGACTGGCTCTCGGCTCTGGGGGCCTTTCCGATGCATCTGCATCTGCACGATAATGACGGCAGTGCGGATCAGCATCTGGGGCTGGGAGAAGGCACCATCCCGTGGGACGAACTCTGGGACTGGCTTCGCTCGCATCGCGTCAGCGCCACCCTGGAGCCGCACACCGGGCGGGATTTTCATGCCGCCTGGGCTTACCTGGACCGGCATGGTTTGCGGAATCTGTTCTGA
- a CDS encoding FmdB family zinc ribbon protein translates to MPIYEYTCEDCHQIFEEWQKDFQDRAKTCPVCGGAAHRLISSTSFVLKGGGWYASGYTKETGGNGKKESSSATDSSQTTAS, encoded by the coding sequence ATGCCTATTTATGAATATACCTGCGAAGATTGTCATCAGATCTTCGAGGAATGGCAGAAGGACTTTCAGGACAGGGCGAAAACCTGTCCCGTGTGCGGCGGGGCCGCTCACCGGCTCATCTCCAGTACTTCTTTCGTCCTGAAGGGCGGCGGTTGGTATGCCTCAGGGTACACCAAGGAAACCGGAGGCAACGGCAAGAAGGAATCCTCCTCCGCGACGGACTCGTCCCAGACGACGGCGTCCTGA
- a CDS encoding L,D-transpeptidase family protein, translated as MRRVLLFFLLLVGTAHAGDGWKASLTPHFRLPALFLAVDKESQRTYFVRPADDALDREELVCTTGRRDGDKQKEGDLKTPEGVYFIGDRIKKKLDYTLYGNTAFALNYPNPMDRLRGKTGYGIWIHGRGTPITPKLTRGCVALQNPRVDTLHEHITPHLTPVVIAQTLDWDNASSVSISEVARGTWSWIGARERRDPAFFEFYNASLYEKSSGAPFADFVREVQEESVRLPWVDIRVENLHVLEGPGYMVSSFIQHDFPHAGKSGHRRLYWTGDGGVWRIAGEEWVELGAEDREGYARLVDKEIRTLLLHGEALWTGGDRAALAEIYAPQCEVPVSLNASNPFSGEPVITIAEDGVRAVLSRPGSTAHAFLFRPGPFDTWLIVDQSGG; from the coding sequence ATGCGCCGGGTGCTGCTTTTTTTTCTGCTGCTGGTGGGTACCGCCCACGCCGGGGACGGCTGGAAAGCCTCCCTGACCCCGCATTTCCGCCTGCCGGCTCTGTTTTTGGCCGTGGACAAGGAAAGCCAGCGGACCTACTTCGTGCGTCCCGCGGATGATGCTCTGGACAGGGAGGAGCTTGTCTGCACCACGGGCCGCAGGGACGGCGACAAGCAGAAGGAAGGCGACCTGAAAACCCCGGAAGGGGTGTACTTCATCGGCGACAGGATCAAAAAGAAGCTGGATTACACTCTCTACGGCAATACGGCCTTCGCCCTGAATTATCCGAACCCCATGGACCGGCTGCGGGGCAAGACCGGCTACGGTATCTGGATTCACGGCCGCGGTACGCCCATCACTCCCAAGCTGACCAGGGGCTGCGTGGCCCTGCAGAACCCCCGTGTGGACACTCTGCACGAGCACATCACCCCGCATCTGACGCCGGTGGTCATCGCCCAGACCCTGGACTGGGACAATGCTTCCTCCGTATCCATTTCGGAGGTGGCGCGCGGAACATGGTCATGGATCGGTGCTAGGGAACGCCGGGACCCGGCCTTCTTCGAGTTCTACAACGCCTCTTTGTATGAAAAATCTTCGGGCGCGCCCTTTGCGGACTTTGTCCGGGAGGTGCAGGAAGAATCGGTCAGGCTTCCGTGGGTGGATATCCGTGTGGAGAATCTGCATGTGCTGGAGGGCCCCGGCTACATGGTCAGCTCCTTTATCCAGCATGATTTTCCCCATGCCGGGAAGAGCGGTCACCGCAGGCTGTACTGGACCGGAGACGGGGGAGTCTGGAGAATAGCGGGCGAAGAGTGGGTCGAACTGGGAGCCGAAGACCGCGAGGGCTACGCCCGGCTCGTGGACAAGGAAATCCGGACCCTGCTTCTGCACGGCGAGGCGCTCTGGACTGGCGGCGACCGCGCCGCCCTGGCCGAAATCTATGCTCCCCAGTGCGAAGTCCCGGTCAGTCTGAATGCGAGTAACCCTTTTTCCGGCGAGCCCGTCATCACCATCGCCGAAGACGGAGTACGGGCCGTCCTGTCCCGCCCCGGGAGCACCGCCCATGCCTTTCTGTTCCGGCCCGGCCCTTTTGACACCTGGCTCATCGTGGATCAGAGCGGCGGCTGA